The proteins below come from a single Miscanthus floridulus cultivar M001 chromosome 1, ASM1932011v1, whole genome shotgun sequence genomic window:
- the LOC136474894 gene encoding uncharacterized protein, translated as MAHEFEAPTPAASTHTIVEDVLDTTLPTAAVFNVEVVDPTMAAATKINDEEVSMIEKVDSDSAYNVFGSDNCGVSQATVIISSNNSSAQDSGRRKKKRKNYASQTSTPDSVASRTRHGLSQHLGKSPLSCRKDDDAEASVLDYARNGGTKDNPILFEEALMLASKAATKRQKLVLKVIMLDHTGNGGTKDNPVLVEEGPLFAATKRSIREQLLLPILPCIRGLDVC; from the exons ATGGCTCATGAATTTGAAGCCCCAACGCCTGCTGCTTCAACTCATACCATTGTGGAAGATGTTTTGGATACCACATTGCCTACTGCTGCTGTATTTAATGTGGAAGTTGTTGATCCCACAATGGCTGCTGCTACTAAAATTAATGATGAAGAAGTTTCTATGATTGAAAAAGTTGATTCAGATAGTGCATACAATGTTTTTGGTAGTGACAATTGTGGTGTTTCTCAGGCAACTGTAATTATTTCTTCCAATAACTCATCAGCTCAAG ATTCaggtagaaggaagaagaagaggaaaaacTATGCATCACAAACTTCCACTCCTGATAGTGTAGCTTCTAGGACTCGACATGGACTATCTCAACATCTTGGAAAATCCCCTCTCAGTTGCAgaaaagatgatgatgctgag GCAAGTGTACTGGATTATGCTAGAAATGGAGGTACAAAGGATAATCCTATACTTTTTGAAGAAGCCCTAATGTTAGCTTCTAAAGCTGCAACCAAACGTCAGAAGCTTGTTCTAAAA GTAATTATGCTGGATCATACTGGAAATGGAGGTACAAAGGATAATCCTGTACTTGTTGAAGAAGGCCCATTGTTTGCTGCAACCAAAC GTTCAATCCGAGAGCAGCTTCTACTTCCAATTTTGCCCTGCATCAGAGGGTTAGATGTTTGTTGA